A region of Notolabrus celidotus isolate fNotCel1 chromosome 4, fNotCel1.pri, whole genome shotgun sequence DNA encodes the following proteins:
- the cnrip1b gene encoding CB1 cannabinoid receptor-interacting protein 1b, with product MADVPQLVKIGVALKMLPNNTAVYFKSDGARFGQTRTIKLLTGSKYKIEVVVKPGAVEATSMSVGGITFPLEQKSKDPQSVVYTGQYDTEGVTHTKSGERQPVQINIQFTEAGSFETVWQVKYYNYNKRDHCQWGNSFNSIEYECKPNDTRTLMWINKEMFV from the exons ATGGCCGACGTCCCTCAGCTAGTCAAAATCGGTGTTGCTTTGAAGATGCTGCCCAACAACACCGCGGTGTACTTCAAGTCCGATGGAGCCAGGTTTGGACAGACCCGGACCATCAAGCTGCTGACCGGATCTAAATACAAAATCGAGGTGGTTGTCAAACCGGGAGCGGTGGAGGCCAC ATCGATGAGTGTGGGTGGGATTACCTTTCCTCTGGAGCAGAAATCTAAAGACCCTCAGTCAGTTGTCTATACAGGCCAGTATGACACAGAAGGGGTGACACACACTAAGAGTGGAGAGAGGCAGCCAGTTCAAATCAACATCCAG ttcacAGAAGCGGGGTCATTTGAAACTGTATGGCAGGTGAAGtactacaactacaacaagAGGGACCACTGCCAATGGGGAAACAGCTTCAACAGCATCGAGTACGAGTGCAAACCCAATGATACGCGCACACTCATGTGGATCAACAAGGAAATGTTTGTCTGA